Proteins encoded within one genomic window of Erinaceus europaeus chromosome 13, mEriEur2.1, whole genome shotgun sequence:
- the C13H6orf120 gene encoding UPF0669 protein C6orf120 homolog: MLPQSPPLLLALMALLAPGPARSDDADDVPVTWVLLHVVQGQVGAGNYSYLRLSHEGRIVLRMRSLRGDADLYVSDRTPHPSFDDYELQAATCGQDQVFVPGHFRRPVGIGVYGHPSHRESEFEMRVYYDGAAQPTFGEAAYPDGSDPGPPPAPEDAPEEDSLLWTLLISLLKLVLEILF, translated from the coding sequence ATGCTGCCCCAGTCGCCCCCGCTGCTGCTGGCCCTGATGGCCCTGCTGGCCCCGGGCCCCGCGCGCTCCGACGACGCCGACGACGTGCCGGTCACCTGGGTGCTGCTGCACGTGGTGCAGGGCCAGGTGGGCGCAGGCAACTACTCGTACCTGCGCCTGAGCCACGAGGGCCGCATCGTGCTCCGCATGCGCAGCCTGCGCGGCGACGCCGACCTGTATGTGTCGGACCGCACCCCGCACCCCAGCTTCGACGACTACGAGCTGCAGGCCGCCACCTGCGGCCAGGACCAGGTCTTCGTGCCCGGCCACTTCCGCCGGCCCGTGGGCATCGGCGTGTACGGGCACCCGTCCCACCGCGAGAGCGAGTTCGAGATGCGCGTCTACTACGACGGGGCGGCGCAGCCCACCTTCGGGGAAGCCGCCTACCCCGACGGCTCGGACCCTGGACCACCGCCGGCCCCCGAGGACGCGCCCGAGGAGGACTCGCTGCTCTGGACCCTGCTCATCAGCCTGTTGAAGCTGGTGCTGGAGATCCTCTTCTGA